The following are encoded in a window of Solidesulfovibrio magneticus RS-1 genomic DNA:
- a CDS encoding ATP-binding protein, giving the protein MLQSLRLPHLTIRQKVLAGVVIPVLAFAVVGVVSLNSLMRLETTLTLMEMADDLSNTILEVRRYEKNFLLYGHGEDFEEAQRYIDQARATLLAMSADARDGRSRRGIAALDAALNTYQAKGQALGPAAAAPAERLDALRQAGKDMVDLSLDIKNAERSRTLALVANLKRQLLVAGLCVIASALALAWLLARKILRALGVIVQATADIGQGRFKTLAPPQAGDETGLVIEAFNRMTRELERRQAQLVQEKKLSSLGVLTSGIAHQLNNPLNNISTSCQILIEEHGQCEPAFAGRMLTNIQQEVLRARDIVKGLLEFSRAKDFSLKPTPLAPVVAGAFRLVSSQTPSGITLSRDVPEDMVLNLDAARMQEVLINLLLNAVQAIDAPSGAITVSARVEADAVALVVEDTGPGIADEDLGRVFDPFYTTKEVGKGTGLGLSIVFGIIEKHQGSIVAEKTGGRGARFVIRLPLPRAGEGAA; this is encoded by the coding sequence TTGTTACAGTCGTTGCGGCTGCCCCATCTCACCATCCGCCAGAAGGTGCTGGCCGGCGTCGTCATTCCGGTGCTGGCCTTTGCCGTGGTCGGGGTGGTGTCGCTCAATTCCCTGATGCGCCTGGAAACGACGCTGACGCTTATGGAGATGGCCGACGACCTCTCCAACACCATCCTGGAAGTGCGGCGTTACGAGAAAAACTTCCTGCTCTACGGCCACGGCGAGGATTTCGAGGAAGCCCAGCGCTATATCGACCAGGCCCGGGCCACCCTGCTCGCCATGTCGGCCGACGCCCGCGACGGCCGCAGCCGGCGCGGCATCGCCGCCCTGGACGCGGCGCTTAATACCTACCAGGCCAAGGGGCAAGCCCTGGGGCCGGCCGCCGCCGCCCCGGCCGAACGCCTGGACGCCCTGCGCCAGGCCGGCAAGGATATGGTCGACCTGTCGCTGGACATCAAAAACGCCGAACGCAGCCGTACCCTGGCCCTGGTTGCCAACCTCAAGCGGCAGTTGCTGGTGGCCGGGCTGTGCGTCATCGCCTCGGCCCTGGCCCTGGCCTGGCTTCTGGCCCGCAAAATCCTGCGCGCCCTTGGCGTCATCGTCCAGGCCACGGCCGATATCGGCCAAGGCCGTTTCAAGACCCTGGCTCCCCCCCAGGCTGGCGACGAGACGGGCCTGGTCATCGAGGCCTTCAACCGCATGACCCGGGAGCTTGAGCGTCGGCAGGCCCAGCTCGTCCAGGAAAAAAAACTGTCGTCGCTGGGCGTGTTGACCTCGGGCATCGCCCACCAGCTCAACAATCCCCTCAATAACATCTCCACCTCCTGCCAGATCCTCATCGAGGAGCACGGCCAGTGCGAGCCGGCCTTTGCCGGGCGGATGCTCACCAATATCCAGCAAGAAGTGCTGCGCGCCCGGGACATCGTCAAAGGGCTGCTGGAATTTTCCCGGGCCAAGGACTTCAGCCTCAAGCCCACACCCCTGGCCCCGGTGGTGGCCGGGGCGTTTCGGCTGGTGTCGAGCCAGACGCCGTCTGGGATCACCCTGTCCCGGGACGTGCCCGAGGATATGGTCCTCAATCTCGACGCCGCCCGGATGCAGGAGGTGCTCATCAACCTGCTGTTAAACGCCGTCCAGGCCATCGACGCCCCGTCCGGGGCCATCACGGTCTCGGCCCGGGTCGAGGCCGACGCCGTGGCCCTCGTGGTGGAGGACACCGGGCCGGGCATTGCCGACGAAGACCTGGGCCGGGTATTTGATCCCTTCTACACCACCAAGGAGGTGGGCAAGGGCACGGGCCTTGGGCTGTCCATCGTTTTCGGCATCATCGAAAAGCACCAAGGGTCCATCGTGGCCGAAAAAACCGGCGGCCGGGGGGCGCGTTTCGTCATCCGCCTGCCCCTGCCCCGGGCCGGGGAGGGCGCGGCATGA